The Salarias fasciatus chromosome 16, fSalaFa1.1, whole genome shotgun sequence sequence ATACtttaaacagctgtttttataTTGTGTATATTGTACATGTGCTCATTTATTGGTTTTGCTCAGACGTCAAAATCTCTGACCTCGCCATTGGTTGTGGGACTCTGAGTGGCCTAGTAGACACTTGAAGGTAACTCTAGTTTCTTAAAGCAATAAACACATTAACGTTGTAAGATATTTTTATTGGTCTCATCACATGTAGCTTCACTTCCTTAAACCAGGCTGGATCAGGACTCGTCTTTGATCTCGATTAACTTGTAAAAAacgtttagtttttttttttttttttttttttttttttccatttcagaacCGACTCCAGACACGATAAATCAGGTTTTTCACTCtgagtgatttttattttttggctaATAAATGCGCTTCAGTGTTACGGGGAGGATGAAGACGACTTTAATCCAGGGACTTTAAGTGTCTACTCTCACAGGTGCTCTGTGGTCCACATGcacaatggttttttttttttttttttaatggcttgCATGTCTGACAAAAAGCAAAGTTTCAGGATTTCCCCCCCCCAAGGAAGACCAGATTACCCACAACAGACGGCGAATTGGAACCTCCACTCGTAACGCGGCGGTAGAAATTGGTGTATTTTGCACGTCTGAAGTAAAGCAAATGTCCGTTTTACTCGGTTTTAAAAGTGATGTTTTTAAGCGACGAAACCGGCGAAAACCTGCAGTCTAGTTCGGGAGTTTTGGAAAGCGAGGACTCGTTGGCCTCGGCTCACgcagcaacagcaacaccaTGGGTTTTGATAGATATTATATTAGACATTTGACGGATCGTCAGACATTGTTGAGTATTAGGTATATAGAATAGCAGTCTCTATCTTGGGGTTTGTTGGTGAATTATTGAGTAGCAATGGATTGAAAATTGTTATTTGCAATGTATTCAGTGGAACCTGTGTCTTGTGGAATGAGTCTCTTGCTTTTAATGGCTATCAAAATGGTCGTGAGTTCTCTTTCGTCGGAGGGATCAATGTCTGTATGCCGTCATTCTGTTTGTGATACATATTCTGgtggagaatttttttttgttgttgttgttgctgttttttgatAGCTATTAAACTCCAGAAGGAAGTCTGAGATGGCATGGGGCAGcaaacctatttttttttttttttttttacgtgagAGCGTACAAATGGTCACTGGCTTGGAATGAAAAGTTGGACTTTATGCATCattggagaaaacaaaaaaaagacaaaaaaaaaacagatcaccGTACTATTTCAACATAGATTTTGCACAGGAGTGAATGAGGCCGGTGGTGTTTCACATGTCCCGTGTCCGTCTTGCCTTTCGCCCcccttccctctttctctctctctctgctcattaCATGAACAGCTGCCATCCTTACATCTCTGAGCCTGCACCAGACACCCGTATTTCCAGCTGTGAGAAGGCCCAGTTCTGTCTCTCCCTtccaaagagagaaaaaacaaaaaacaaaacaaaaagcacgtTATGAAGTGTGAACCTGTAGCTCCGCTGGAGACGGACGGCTGGCCTTCTCCTCCGCCATCGCAGTGTttcaccccctccctccatcccctccccAGAGTTCAGACGGAGACAGAGTATGGGTGAAAACGAAATAAGCAAGGCAATACTGCTGTAACCACATCGCATGAGATTAGTTTCCCCTCCCAACAAACCGCGCAGAACAAAATCCGACAGGGCTCGTAGGCACGCGCAACTGCTTGAATCCAGAGATGGCTGACAAATTCCTATACTCATTGAATGTACTGTATTACTGTTTTTAAAGATAGGATGAGCTAATCTAGTCACCTTTTGTTATTGGTCCTTGTTTAATTTGTCTAAGGTATTTTTTGTATAcaaaagtttacatttttatgtatatttttcttGTGTACAAATTATGTAATAAGTGTACAAACACTGTATGTAATATCTGTATATAGTGTGAGAAAtttgatcttttgtttttggatgtataaataaaacttGCTGTGAGGTTATTTGCTGACATGGTTtgatgtgggttttttttttttttttttttttttaaagcggtTAATTCATAAGTGGTAATTTACCGGGTATTATATACTAATGGCCAATTTTATATGTAATTGAAAAATTTTATTATTGCAAAACCATGTAATTAAATTGAGCTGcaatctcattaaaaaacaaaccgtTGAATAAACGTGAAGGACTAGTATGCAGGTTGCAGTGACACCTAGCGGTGTGTTTGCGCACTGCAGCCACACCCTTCCTGAGCAGCCATGAAGGTGGATGAGGAGAGGTCAAAGCCTGAAATgctttaaatatttcactttctgtgataaataaataaaatgtagaaAGGTTTCACTGTTTGGATTGAATTATGGGCGGTATTTGAACTTTTTTAGAGGCGCCTGGACATGAAGTTAAAAATAAACTCATAAATGAATTAGCGGCCATCTGCCAATGAATGTGTGACCAAGGCATCTGTGCTCGACGGACTGCGAAAGataaatttcactgttttgactTTGAATTAAGTGAGGAAGGAATGTTAAAGCACACGAAACATCCAAAAGTCCAAGTCTTGATGCTTTATCACATAAAAACACTTCTACGTCTCAGTTTCTGATAATAGTGCCTAGTTTGAAATCTAGtttctatttatatttcaaGAAAATCTACTTTAGCTCTTGGTTAATTAccagaataaaaataattttaaagtaAATGAACTTCTGTTTCACAGTATTGAATATTTAAATCAGAACTAAACCATTttgatttacatttaataaGGTATGTCTAATTGTCTAACAAAGTGATTTGTTTTCATAGAACGTCTTCTTGATGTATTCAAGTGCTTCAACAAACTCGCATTTGAATATTTCACTTCTGTTGTGAATGTTTGACACTCAAGGTGAATAATATCTAATATCAGATCGCTTCCTTTACATTTCACCATTTCCAAAAAGTCTAAACTAACATCAgtaatcaaaataaaactttaaccACAAGCAGAACGATACCGCTGCTGTATGTCCACACTGTGCTTCAAGAAGCTGttgaagggaaaacaaacatccaaacagCTCAAATCCGGactctttttcaattttattattatttaatcatttgacaACTTCCAGCAAATCCAACAGCACGGTCTTGAATTAGCAAACATGAATACTGGACTCTAAACTTTCAGCAAAGtcacacaaaatcaaaaagTACATTTCAAATGATTGCTATCCAGTGTTAACTGAAACTCGAGCACGTCACGGAATCAAAATGTACTCTCTCTATTACATAATACTGCTCTTTGGGGGTTATAAAAATAGTTTATTATATGCCTACCTGTGCTAAGAAATGACTCGTGTCAATCACACTGCTTTAttgccagaacacacacaaaagggggggaaaaactGCAACATAAAGGATCCTTAAgtaccatttaaaaaaataaaacaaaagaacttGCAAAGTGCAACACAAAGACATGAAGAAGGTGCAAATTGTTTAGCATTTGTTTGTGGTGGAGGGTTCAGATGGCACATTTCACATCTGCGATTGAAGAGTTGAGTCATTTTTGAGGGGAGagcaggagaaacagaaaacacttcgaCGTGCTGAACGTTTCACTACTTTCAGTTCAGCGTCACTTTCTGCTCGCTCGCTGAGCtgttctgacagcagcaggcggGGACGAACAGTTACACGGCGTTCTGTCAAAATCCACAACAATGATTTCTGCACGCCTCTCTTCTCGGGAATAACGGCCCAGTCAGCCGCCGGATCGCTCCATGAACAGCTAAAACCGGCTCAGGGAAAAGTAACGGGAGTAACGCTGCGGGATGTTACAGAGGTTTATAGTCCGGCAGGGAATATGGAGCTGGAATATTTTGGTCACAGATTATGATCCAACGCTGGATTGTTTCTGCACGAGCAGACCAGACTTGGAGACATTCCTGCTCCCGGCTGAGCCGCCGAGAGGCAAGTCGACTGCCAAATTGTCACTTTTGCTCCCAGACTTTTGTACCGCTTCGATGAACGACATGCCAGGTTCACTAAATCAGCTCTGAATCCAGATGGAAAGATTGCCATTTCATGTTTTAAACTGTTGACGAAGCACACTTCAGATATCCTCAAAATAGGTCCTCCAAGATCAAATAACTGAACTGGTGTGAATATTTCTAAGTTATTCTGATTTAGTAAACCCATATTtggaagtttgcatgttctcgctgtggcttttctccttcttccacTACCTAAAAACACTCCACTGTGGATCTCAGCAGCTCCTAATGTAGCTAAGAGATATGTCAAGTTGGATATATCTGGAAGACGAGAAAGACCAAACGCACgtagggagaacgtgcaaacttcacacaggaaAACCACTGACTGGGACCAGAGTGCTGAGCAGTCAGATAGAAACTGTTCAAACACAGTTGGAAGCAGGATTAACTAAATACTGGTGACAGAAGAGCATGAAGACAGAATGAGGATATCTGAGTCTGTGAAGTTGCCTCTTTAACAGGAAAACCTGGAGACTCCAAGCAGTTCACAGCATTTTCCACCAGACTTTTGAAACTTTTACCGACATGCGCTTcatggttttattttgtttccacATGGATGCAAATTTAAATGTTGCAGAAGATGATTTATCATAACAGAGGGATTACATTATACAGGTGTTCCTAATAAAGTGGGCACTTTAAATTATATAttagtttcacaaaaaaaaaaaaagaaaaagaaaaaagaaaaatccatctCAGAAAACGCCTCTAAAATGCATGAATGACAGTTGTTCAAGAACACGGGACCATTTGTTAATGTGCACCttagatgaaagaaaacactttgatCGCTCTGGAGTTGTCTTTTAAAGTTTTGCTGCATCTGCATTATTTTAATaccagaaagagaaaagacgggaaaagaagagaaaatgtaaacaaaaacagtaatttaacttttttcttttttttttaaagctgataCTATCCATCCCATTCATCACAAATACTATAAGGCTGATTCGACTCTGTTCAGGACTCCACATTCTCTCCTTCCTGTAGCGGCGTGCTACAACACACACTGCCCAGGCCAACCGGTAGGCTGGATACTGTTAATACTATCATGCACATTCCTTTAAAACTACAGTCGGAAGTAGTAGTagaagtagtagtagtagtagtgccGCTTGTCTCCAGACACCTCTAGGCTTTATGCTAATATGTACATCTGAGAGCGGAGTCCTCTGCggtgtgaggagtgtgtctgAACGTACCACTACCGAACCTCCCACTGATCCAGACGGGAGGGGACAGCCAAGCGAATATCACACTGCACAGCCAGCTCCGGAGGCGAGCCGAGAGACTGCAGGTGGACCCAGAAAGTCCCAGATAGGATGATGCATACCTGCAAAAACACTGTAAGTCTCATGCTACTGTTTTATGGCTACTTTGTTTATAGTCCAAGGCATTTATACTTGAAGTGCAATTAAAGCTGTGGGTACGTGAGGAGACCGTACCGCCGCAGCTCCCAGGAAGACGAACCGAGTCTGCTGATTTAGAGACCAGACCGCAGCACTGTTCAtggaatgaatggatgaaaactCACTTCTTCTCTCATCAACCAAATGCAtcaattaagaagaaaaaaaaaagggggggggggggggggggggggggggcgatgaAGCGGAGTACAGCAAACGCAGCAAGCCGGAGACGGAGCGTCCAGTGTCTAAAGCTGGTGGGGCTTCAGCGATCCAGCCAGTTTCTACATTCTCCGTCAGAGTTACAGCCACGGCGATGAGGGCGGGAGCCCAAAAGAGCTGAAGAGATTCGAGAAGAGTCTCAAACGACACGAgaccagctggagagagaaatcaAAAACTGATATACAAAAGAACAAGTACAAAGGCAAGGCAATCTCGTATGTGGCCACTTTTGTCTCGCAAAATATTTTCCTCACTGTCATTATCTACAAATTGCATTTTGGCCATTTGTACACAGCGGTTCCAAACGagccattgttgtttttttgtttttttttttttgttgttttttcattacTCTGTAAAAATCAGCTTATTTACAAGTCTGTACAGCCACCCTGTAGCGCTCCATCCGTCTCCCAGAGGACCCAATCCACTTAAAGCAGGATACCTGAGTTTTTAAAACAATACTCGCACGCCACTCTCCACCGGACAGCTCGCACAGCACAGCCACGCATGCAcgcaatcaatcaatcaatcaatcaatcaatcaagcaAAGTCTTTACTCCAAACGAACGCTGGATGTAAACCTTTGTGGAAAAAAGACACACCTCACCAAAACCAAAAACTCAAAGAGTCATTCCACAAAGATCACTGCTGACGCTTCAAATAAaacgctggaggaggaggaggaggaggaggaggtattGACATCTTACAGCAGGTGACTGTCTGTCCTGAATAGGACCCTCTGGCGCTGCGCTAGCATATGAACACACGTTAACTAGGCCGGGATTCGCTTCAGGCAAGTGAGCGGTGGAGACCTTCCTGGGAGACTTCATCCCGGctgtggaggtcagaggaagcGGTCTGACTGCTACTATCAGGGCGGGGAAGTGGAGCAGAGCCGGACCGAGCTCTTCTCACTGAGAGGCAGCTGCGTGTGGGACAGAAAACCTGGCAGACGGGAGAGAGGGGGATTCCTTACAGGACTTCAGTCAAGACGAGACAAAACATCTGATCCAGAGATAACTGACAGATATGGTCATTAAATACCAATTAACTACAAACAGAACATAATCAGGCTCATAGAAATATTGGCACAACCACACACTGGTAGCCTGATGTTGTGACCATTAAAATTAATTGAGCTTATCCTGCCTTATGCCAGTTAACATGCAGATTAATCACTTAGTACATTTAGAAAATGCAAATTTGTGAGTTTGTTCCAACAGAGGAGCTATTAATAGGACAAGAGGGCACACACCTCTGGAGTCTCTGCACGAGCTCAGCCACCAAGGAGTCGCAGATTCCCGGGTGAGTTTCCTCTGCTTGGAAAATGGCCTCCTGCAGCGCCTCTGCCGTCTCTGGTTTGCCATTACTTGCCCCACCTTTCTCTTTCAGCTGTAAAGATGGACTAGTTTAGACAGCGCAGTGTGGTTCAGCGTTCATTTGCTGCAGCCTGGAGAGAGTTTGTGTTTGCACAGCACACAGCTGTTTTGCCTGACGACAGCTGGAGCGTTTTAAAGAGGGATCACTTGGTTGTTGCCATTACCTCAGAAAACAGCGGAGAGAAGATTGTTGATAAGCTCTGTGACAAAGGCCTCCTTGGACtctcctgcacctcctgcaaAAACATGTGCAAAAACATGTTCAGGTAAAACGTGAGCGCTGAGCAGCTTAGGGTCAACATGAGCTCATGGGTTGGTGCGGCGCCTCACCGGCGTCCTTTCTAACTCGGCAGGCTGAGCCGCTCCGTTCTGAATCTTCTTCAGATCCTTTTTCTTGATGGTCCAGATCCAGTCGTCGTTTGTCGCTTCGTCACCTCCAGGCCCCTGCCTCTCTAGCTCCCTGCAGGCAGACAGGAAATAGAGACATCGTCAGTgaactcctccccctccgccacTGAACCGGCGGCGACGTGGGCGACTCACTCGTCGGATTCGTCCGAGCTGGACTCGTCCCGGGACTGCTCGGATTTCCACCTCTTGTATCGGTCGATCAGCTCCGTCAGGTAGGTCGTCTTTTTGGCATGCCTCACAATATACTTGTGTTTTAACAACTCTTTGGCGGTTGGCCtctaaaaaaacccacaaagaaCAAAATTCAACCGTGAATAATTACTTcgatgttttctttctcatgCATAATGCAACGGAAGTGAGACAAAAGTAGATGTTATATAAACTTACAAAGCTAGGCTCCTTATTTAAACAGGCTTCAACAAATTCTTTTagtggtttactgtagtttccTTCCAGTGTTGGCGGATTGTTCTTTGGGATGAGAAATAGGACCTTCATAGGATGGAGCTCAGAGTGCGGCGGCTCCCCTTTCGCCAGTTCTATCGCTGTTATTCCTAATGACCAGATGTCCGCCTATAAAACAAAGacggggaacaaaaaaaaaaacaccttttcagtgaaacagcagACTGTTGCACACTtctgtagggaaaaaaaaaaagaaaaaaaaaagccacttcaACATGCGTTGTGTGAAGTGACATTTAAACCAGCCGAGTAAAAAGCAGCTGGGTGTATTTGAGGAAGCTCAGCAAACAGAAGACCGACATGGGGGCTGTGGTGACAGGCCACACTGACTCACAACGCGGTTactccaaaaatatgcttttgaGCCATCTTCTAATCGACCAAGGCACACTTATCACCCGTGCAATGAAATACAAGACAAAATGGTCAAACCACACTAACACACAAACTGtttaacagtttcttttttaaatataaggCAGTTGTGTCCACACTCAAAAGAGAATGTTCGTTATTCGCTTTACTGTGACTGCTTAATGTCTGCAGTCAGAAATACACGGTTACTGAAGGGTTGGCAGAGGTGTGACGACACACACTTCAACCTGGAGACTTATTCCTGggaaacacatttccacaaaGACAGTTTAAAGGCGAGCGTGCGAGGATTAATTGAttctttaaaaactgtttttgtggCCATATAGTCACCTGCAATAATTGGATTTTTCTGACCAACGAAACCTTTTCCAACAGATTCACAAACTTTGAAGGCCACCGCAGGTTCTAACACACGGCCCAGCTGAAAAAGTTCTGCTTTGTGATGCATTCAATGTTATTTACACTCTGCAAAATTAATGTCTTTAGAACGAGACAGTTGCACAGCACTTGGAAAAAGTCACTCCGTATTTAAAGCATCGCAGTTCAAACATATTGGCCATCAGCTCGGAATTGCTCTTGAACACATTAAACAAATCTTTCACAACAGCTTGTCAGAAATTACAGCTCCACATGAAGCGTATGTATGACATAACAGAATGAAGGGGATACTGACCTTTGAGTCGTAGGCAGACTGTTTAATGACTTCAGGTGCCATCCAGAATGGCGTTCCAACAAACGTGTTCCGTTTTATCTGCGTGTCTGTCAACTGGCCTGCCACTCCAAAGTCTGCCAGCTTCACATCGCCTTGCTCTGATAGCAACACGTTGGCAGCTGCAAGCAGCAAGGAAGAATTTAAATGGCGTCATAAAACATAATTCTTATAATCTTTATGCTTCCAGGATCATTGAGCATTTTATTGATCGAACTGGCTATCGCTGCACTGCTGAGGTCGAAAGGCTGCACGTAAATGACTGTGTTTCTAAAAGTCTCTCAATGATGCAATACAAAGAACCCACACTGGAAAAGCAGctaaaataaagtcaaatcaGTTGCCTCACACTTATCATTTGACAGGAGTTCGGCTGGTTTGGAAAATGCAGACAAACAAACCTGTTCATGACCTGATTACACCCTCAACTTAGAGAACAAAGGACAGTTAAAGTTGTGGATTTTATTTACTTCTAAAAACCTTCCAGGTAAATACTGATGATGCAAATCACATCAAAGCCTCACTGGAATCTTTCCCCCCCAGATGATGAGAAACACGTTGTCCAGACGACACAACTTGTTGGGGAAAACAATGAGGTAATGGTACGTGTCTGAATTACCTTTGATATCTCTGTGTATTTTCTTCTCAGAGTGCAGATACTCAAGCCCTTTCAGGATTTCTCTCAGGATAGTAGCGATCTGTGTTTCATCCAGAGGACCAGCTTCCAACTAGGAGAAAGAATTTAAAGGCTTAAACTGTTTGTAGAATTTTATGACCACATTACAAAACTGTTACTATGATCAGGTAAGGTATGAACATcaaaaacctgatttttttttttttttaaatcgacTTACTAGATCAAGAGCTGATCCTCCACCCAAGTACTCCATGATAATCCATAACTTTGTGCCCTGAAAGGAAGATCACTTTAGTTAAATCACattaagaaaacaacaaaagacagtACTGTGCTAGTAACCATCTGTTGTTTTACGGGCACTGCAGATGAGCTACAAGTATTTTTAAGATGTTCTCGCGTATTCTGGCTCAGCTATGAGCAGAAggtttaattaattttttccaaaaagttttaCCAATCAAATTTAACAACCTGCTGTAGTCACTCACTCTGTCCCAAACACATCATCACAACTGTCACTTCATATTTTTTACATTATCAAACTACGTTGGCTGGACAGTCACAACAACCTGTGTATTTTCTCCTTAAAGTAGCTTAAGTCTTCACACATTCAGATTTTCCCTGCATCCAATAGAATTACTACACATCCCATCTTTGACTGTAAAAAGGAAAACaccactttaaaacaaacaaacttgtgCATCACATCTGTTTGAAACTGGACTGTGTTGTGAATCCAgagtatttttttgttgtaaatggtTTCAGGAACCAGAGCTGTGTTCAACGCTTGATGACTGTCATGTTGAGAGGATAAATCAGCAAAACAAACTGTGATCAGAGACACTCTGCTGTTATTAGAACTCCAGCATACGCCTGCCCTTTTTACCGTATCTTTGGCTGACGTGTCTCCCTTTATACCCGCTTGTTCAACTCCCTCTGCGCCCTCCTGAAGGGCATTGTTCACTGACAAAACGACAGCTGTCTTCATTAAGGTTTTTGCAATTTTCTTGTTCTATTTTGAGCACCCTATTTGGTAAAAGTCCCCTCGTACAGGCCTGCAGCCTTTCTGAAGGCCAGGCAGCTGAACTGATGGATCAGAATAATCGATCTCAGCACTGAAGGCGGAGAGATACCACTACGTGAGCAAAGCAGCAGCTCAAGAGCTCTGTATCCATCTACTGATCTGGCATGACAGACCTGACCTTCACAATAAGGCATTTTTAGTACATGTTCTTgcaatcagaaaacaaaaacatgaatttggCCCAAATATAAACAAAGCACACTGTACAGAGCCTACAATGTGGTCAACCATGCCACCATATGTCTAGTCACACCAGCCTGTGCTATACAACACAGACAATGGCTGCTACATTGCACATTTGCATTATTTAGTGACCTATATTGTCTACACTTGCGTGCAAAGACAGACTGCTGATGTACCCATCATGTCAACTGTGTTCTCCAACAGGATGATTCAATGAGATGCCAAAGCTTACCTTGAGATAGGATCCAAAATATTTGGTGATAAAAGGGCTGTCACACTGGCTGAGAACCGTGATCTCCTGCTGAATATCTTCTATTTCATCCTCGGCTTCCTCCAGATCAATAATCTTAATGGCAACAACTTTCTGGTTCTGATTGTCGATGCCTTTGTAGACTTCACCGAAAGAACCTTTTCCTATCCTCTCCAGCTTTGTGAAAAGTTCTTCAGGATCAGCTCTGAGATTctaagaaaaagacaaaacaggaaaaagttaAGGCTAAAGGCAgtaatatttttaattgaaatgaaaCGCATAAAACAAAAAGGACTTTAGATAACAAGGTGTATTTGAAATATCACGTATTCCtgataataaaaacagtgaGCCATCATTATTCCTTACGATTTTATCACAGCATTCTGTGTATTGAAAGAGTTATGAAAAATCAGAGGTGTGTGGTGCTTTAAGTAGTCATTAAAACATTAACAAGTTTTCCACAACTCTATAAAAGGTGTACAAAGGCTTTCTACTGTGAGgatttttaatataaatatctgtctccatggagatcccaaacaacaaacagcaataaaaccCTCTGCCAGACAACCCATTTTACTGGACCTTCCCTTCTCATTTTGACCATAAAACCAACACCCTCTCTCCAACGGTCTCCTTGTTTGACGGTGCCTGTAAAATTCTCTTCACTCCCATATAGAGGACGACTCAGTGAAACGGTTGTCTGAATTCGAGCAGTGAGAGGGGTTCATAGGACGATGgagaaactctgagatttcaaGTCTGCTGCCTCACTGAGGCAGTGACTGCTGCAACATGCTGAAGCGACTGACAACCagtataaaagcaaaaaaataaaacaaacagatgtAATACTACTACTCCAATTTACGTTTGTTTTTAGAAATGTCTGTTGTTCTCAATATATATATGAAAAGCTTCTTCAAAAGAAATAATTCTTATTGAATAAAACTCAAGAAGTTTCCTTTACTCAAATTAACACATAGTGATTAAAGGCTGTGTATTACAAAACTTCACCAATAACTCCACTCTTGAAAGCAAAAACCTTTGAAATTACTTCTGCAACACTGTATAAACAAATAGCAGTAGTTACAAAGTTTACACTGCTAAATTCACAAAacactttatttaaatgaagagaaaacgATCATGTAGGCTATGCTAAACTAGAAAAACTGGGTTTAGTAAAGCCAAGTGATCTGATAACACACCATGTTTGGCCGTTATACTCATCTAGTAGATCGGccagaaaattaaacaaaaactaTGCGGATCAAAAAGTAAAGTAATACACTCTATATACTGTGTGTAGCGTTGAAAACATCAATAACTCTCAAATAGTTTTACTGTTGAAAGAAAGACAGTAAGACACTGACCTTCATGTGctgagcttttttctttttaacatgtTCAGGTCAAACCTGTGGCTTTGAGTAACACTTCTAACATGAGATGAGATCCCACAGACCTGACTGGAACTTAATGACCCCCACCATAAAGGCTCAACAGAATCTGAAGGACTACACCCTAAATTATTGAATGAGCTAAATGGCTTATTTCCCTCTGGAACACCAGGACCATTAATGGTCTTCAAGATGGCGAGTTCAATTTTTCCTTCATGCACAGCAACCATTAATCCAAACTGCTAGAATAACAATTGCAGTATCATAATTTCACAGActaaagtaataataataataaaaaaaaattgcaagacattttaattaaatatggaCAGTATGAAATTAATGTTCATCAATAGGTTATGTTTTGCAGAAGTTTTATTCAAGATTTGAAGCAAATAATCCTGATGCCTAATTCTCAAGGTGGACCCGCTATAGGATGAAGATTTATTGGTTCACACAGTTTATTGCTTTACAGCCCCCCCTAGAGAATAGTTTCCTGTAAAAGTGCTAATGCACGGTGGTCAACCTTATATGAAAGGGGAGATGAGCagctgcactttaaaaaaaaaaaaaggcaaagaggGGCTGCTGAATTTGATTGCAAAGGGACTTCAGAGCAAAGACAAAACGGCAGAGCAGCGCAGAACAAAGCAGTGCAGAAACAACACATCCAGAATATTATCATAACACTGGTGTGGTCAGTCATCCAggtgaaaattaaaatgttgaGGCCGACCTTTgtaaaaacaacaggaaaaacaacaagagcACTCTGACTACAGACTACTCATGATGGGAATGTACTTGTTATACCCACAGTCAGCAGGTTTAATAGGACAACTAAAGCTGCCTGAACCTCGCTCTAAAAGCATGTGTTTGATGCTCTCCCATCTGTACGACACAACTGTGTAGTTCAGTGTCATCCACATACACCACACCCTCAGGGTCGATGCTCACTGACAGCTATCCGACCGACCACAAGCTGCAATGCATGGTAACCTACAGAAGGGAGGCCCCTCCTGTTATCCCCAAAGACATTCAACAGTTCCTTTAAAGG is a genomic window containing:
- the stk24a gene encoding serine/threonine-protein kinase 24a, giving the protein MAHSPIQGGLPGIQNLRADPEELFTKLERIGKGSFGEVYKGIDNQNQKVVAIKIIDLEEAEDEIEDIQQEITVLSQCDSPFITKYFGSYLKGTKLWIIMEYLGGGSALDLLEAGPLDETQIATILREILKGLEYLHSEKKIHRDIKAANVLLSEQGDVKLADFGVAGQLTDTQIKRNTFVGTPFWMAPEVIKQSAYDSKADIWSLGITAIELAKGEPPHSELHPMKVLFLIPKNNPPTLEGNYSKPLKEFVEACLNKEPSFRPTAKELLKHKYIVRHAKKTTYLTELIDRYKRWKSEQSRDESSSDESDEELERQGPGGDEATNDDWIWTIKKKDLKKIQNGAAQPAELERTPEVQESPRRPLSQSLSTIFSPLFSELKEKGGASNGKPETAEALQEAIFQAEETHPGICDSLVAELVQRLQRFSVPHAAASQ